A section of the Cololabis saira isolate AMF1-May2022 chromosome 6, fColSai1.1, whole genome shotgun sequence genome encodes:
- the rabl3 gene encoding rab-like protein 3 isoform X2, with product MASLDRVKVLVLGDSGVGKSSLVHLLCQNQVLGNPSWTVGCSVDVRVQDYKEGTPEEKTFYIELWDVGGSVGSASSIKSTRAVFYNSVNGIILVQDLTNKKSSQNLYRWSLEALNRDSSPTGVIVSNGDYDREQFAENPVPLLLIGTKFDQISDNKRSEVLSRTAFLSEDFNAEEINLAVNAACFLGLHQPPVPRCRNIQRRQAQQVL from the exons ATGGCTTCTCTTGACAGGGTGAAAGTGTTAGTTTTAGGAGATTCTG GGGTGGGGAAGTCTTCCCTGGTCCACCTGCTCTGCCAGAATCAAGTCTTAGGAAATCCTTCATGGACCGTTGGCTGTTCTGTGGATGTACGG GTCCAGGACTATAAAGAGGGCACGCCGGAGGAGAAGACCTTCTACATCGAGCTCTGGGACGTGGGGGGATCGGTCGGCAGCGCCAGCAGCATCAAGAGCACTCGAGCAGTCTTTTACAACTCAGTAAATG GAATTATATTGGTACAGGATTTGACGAATAAGAAATCCTCTCAGAATCTTTACCGCTGGTCGTTGGAGGCTCTGAACAGGGATTCCTCCCCGACGGGAGTCATCGTGTCCAACGG TGACTACGACAGAGAGCAGTTTGCTGAGAACCCGGTGCCGTTGCTGCTAATCGGGACCAAGTTTGATCAGATATCCGACAACAAGCGGAGTGAAGTTCTCAGCCGGACAGCGTTCCTGTCTGAAGATTTCAACGCAGAGGAGATCAATCTG GCTGTTAATGCTGCATGTTTTCTAGGACTGCACCAACCCCCGGTACCTCGCTGCAGGAACATCCAACGCCGTCAAGCTCAGCAGGTTCTTTGA
- the LOC133446310 gene encoding granzyme B-like isoform X2, with protein MASLQFGQHHSCGGVLIREDYVLTAAHCKFSSNYPMTVVLGAHNISKREKSQQRIDVAKYHKHPAYTEGSYDWDIMLLKLRENATINKFVKAIGLPRKEGRVPANVACVVAGWGKTGANKPSSVLLKEAKEKIQFSVECKNKWKQYFNSKNMICTTFDKKNGGICQGDSGGPLICNSKPQGITAFTVDEACDDPNYPHVFTKIHAFLPWIKDVMRE; from the exons ATGGCATCCCTCCAGTTTGGACAGCACCATTCCTGTGGCGGGGTACTTATTAGGGAGGACTATGTTCTGACTGCAGCACACTGCAAATT TTCATCAAATTACCCCATGACCGTGGTGCTCGGAGCCCACAACATCAGCAAGAGAGAGAAAAGTCAGCAACGGATCGACGTGGCAAAGTACCACAAGCATCCAGCCTATACAGAAGGATCATATGATTGGGACATTATGCTGCTTAAG CTAAGAGAAAACGCCACTATCAACAAATTCGTTAAGGCCATCGGGTTACCTAGGAAGGAGGGAAGAGTCCCTGCCAACGTTGCCTGTGTGGTTGCTGGCTGGGGTAAAACCGGAGCCAACAAGCCTTCGTCTGTGCTGCTGAAGGAGGCCAAGGAGAAGATCCAGTTCAGCGTTGAGTGCAAAAATAAGTGGAAGCAATATTTCAATTCCAAAAATATGATTTGCACCACTTTCGATAAGAAAAATGGAGGAATATGCCAG GGGGATTCCGGGGGACCCCTCATCTGCAACTCCAAGCCTCAAGGCATCACTGCGTTTACGGTAGATGAAGCTTGTGACGATCCCAATTATCCCCACGTCTTCACTAAAATCCATGCCTTTCTCCCCTGGATTAAGGACGTGATGCGGgaatga
- the ptpa gene encoding serine/threonine-protein phosphatase 2A activator — MAEAEQQADGPPDPGPGPGPGPPYVIPRKEISTVPDMAKWKRSQAYGDYMGFVLSLNEAVRGRKLSCAAPPASPTVEKLLDLLGTLELWIDQTPPLEQPSRFGNRAYRTWYSRLEREAEALVAAVLPPDKAAAAPEIAEYLKESVGNPTRIDYGTGHEAAFAAFLCCLCKVGALGAEDRLAIVFQVFQRYLGAARRLQRTYRMEPAGSQGVWGLDDFQFLPFIWGSSQLVDHPTLEPRHFVQEKVVSEFHHDYMFLDCIKFINEMKTGPFAEHSNQLWNISAVPAWAKVNQGLLKMYRAECLEKFPVIQHFKFGSLLSIQPVEP, encoded by the coding sequence ATGGCGGAAGCAGAGCAGCAAGCAGACGGCCCCCCCGACCCCGGCCCCGGCCCTGGGCCCGGGCCCCCCTACGTGATCCCCAGGAAGGAGATCAGCACGGTGCCGGACATGGCCAAGTGGAAGCGCTCCCAGGCCTACGGGGACTACATGGGCTTCGTGCTGAGCCTGAACGAGGCGGTGCGGGGCAGGAAGCTCTCCTGCGCCGCCCCCCCCGCCTCCCCGACCGTGGAGAAGCTCCTGGACCTGCTGGGGACCCTGGAGCTGTGGATCGACCAGACGCCCCCGCTGGAGCAGCCGTCCCGCTTCGGCAACCGCGCCTACCGGACCTGGTACTCCCGGCTGGAGCGGGAGGCGGAGGCCCTGGTGGCCGCCGTCCTGCCCCCCGACAAGGCGGCGGCCGCCCCGGAGATCGCTGAGTACCTGAAGGAGTCGGTGGGGAACCCCACGCGCATCGACTACGGCACGGGCCACGAGGCGGCCTTCGCCGCCTTCCTGTGCTGCCTGTGCAAGGTGGGGGCCCTGGGGGCCGAGGACCGGCTGGCCATCGTGTTTCAGGTGTTCCAGCGCTACCTGGGGGCGGCGCGGCGGCTGCAGCGCACCTACCGCATGGAGCCGGCCGGCAGCCAGGGGGTGTGGGGGCTGGACGACTTCCAGTTCCTGCCCTTCATCTGGGGCAGCTCCCAGCTGGTAGACCACCCCACCCTGGAGCCGCGGCACTTCGTCCAGGAGAAGGTGGTGAGCGAGTTCCACCACGACTACATGTTCCTGGACTGCATCAAGTTCATCAACGAGATGAAGACGGGCCCGTTCGCCGAGCACTCCAACCAGCTGTGGAACATCAGCGCCGTGCCGGCCTGGGCCAAGGTCAACCAGGGCCTGCTCAAGATGTACCGGGCCGAGTGTCTGGAGAAGTTCCCCGTCATCCAGCACTTCAAGTTCGGCTCCCTGCTCTCCATCCAGCCCGTGGAGCCTTGA
- the LOC133446310 gene encoding mast cell protease 1A-like isoform X1 yields the protein MRAPCFIIIPLIAALTGATESGIFGGRVSKPHSKPYMASLQFGQHHSCGGVLIREDYVLTAAHCKFSSNYPMTVVLGAHNISKREKSQQRIDVAKYHKHPAYTEGSYDWDIMLLKLRENATINKFVKAIGLPRKEGRVPANVACVVAGWGKTGANKPSSVLLKEAKEKIQFSVECKNKWKQYFNSKNMICTTFDKKNGGICQGDSGGPLICNSKPQGITAFTVDEACDDPNYPHVFTKIHAFLPWIKDVMRE from the exons GGGCTACGGAGAGTGGCATTTTTGGCGGCAGGGTATCAAAGCCCCATTCCAAGCCATACATGGCATCCCTCCAGTTTGGACAGCACCATTCCTGTGGCGGGGTACTTATTAGGGAGGACTATGTTCTGACTGCAGCACACTGCAAATT TTCATCAAATTACCCCATGACCGTGGTGCTCGGAGCCCACAACATCAGCAAGAGAGAGAAAAGTCAGCAACGGATCGACGTGGCAAAGTACCACAAGCATCCAGCCTATACAGAAGGATCATATGATTGGGACATTATGCTGCTTAAG CTAAGAGAAAACGCCACTATCAACAAATTCGTTAAGGCCATCGGGTTACCTAGGAAGGAGGGAAGAGTCCCTGCCAACGTTGCCTGTGTGGTTGCTGGCTGGGGTAAAACCGGAGCCAACAAGCCTTCGTCTGTGCTGCTGAAGGAGGCCAAGGAGAAGATCCAGTTCAGCGTTGAGTGCAAAAATAAGTGGAAGCAATATTTCAATTCCAAAAATATGATTTGCACCACTTTCGATAAGAAAAATGGAGGAATATGCCAG GGGGATTCCGGGGGACCCCTCATCTGCAACTCCAAGCCTCAAGGCATCACTGCGTTTACGGTAGATGAAGCTTGTGACGATCCCAATTATCCCCACGTCTTCACTAAAATCCATGCCTTTCTCCCCTGGATTAAGGACGTGATGCGGgaatga
- the rabl3 gene encoding rab-like protein 3 isoform X1, translating to MASLDRVKVLVLGDSGVGKSSLVHLLCQNQVLGNPSWTVGCSVDVRVQDYKEGTPEEKTFYIELWDVGGSVGSASSIKSTRAVFYNSVNGIILVQDLTNKKSSQNLYRWSLEALNRDSSPTGVIVSNGDYDREQFAENPVPLLLIGTKFDQISDNKRSEVLSRTAFLSEDFNAEEINLDCTNPRYLAAGTSNAVKLSRFFDKVIEKRYFTRDPSQMTGFTDRKRFNFKSLHYD from the exons ATGGCTTCTCTTGACAGGGTGAAAGTGTTAGTTTTAGGAGATTCTG GGGTGGGGAAGTCTTCCCTGGTCCACCTGCTCTGCCAGAATCAAGTCTTAGGAAATCCTTCATGGACCGTTGGCTGTTCTGTGGATGTACGG GTCCAGGACTATAAAGAGGGCACGCCGGAGGAGAAGACCTTCTACATCGAGCTCTGGGACGTGGGGGGATCGGTCGGCAGCGCCAGCAGCATCAAGAGCACTCGAGCAGTCTTTTACAACTCAGTAAATG GAATTATATTGGTACAGGATTTGACGAATAAGAAATCCTCTCAGAATCTTTACCGCTGGTCGTTGGAGGCTCTGAACAGGGATTCCTCCCCGACGGGAGTCATCGTGTCCAACGG TGACTACGACAGAGAGCAGTTTGCTGAGAACCCGGTGCCGTTGCTGCTAATCGGGACCAAGTTTGATCAGATATCCGACAACAAGCGGAGTGAAGTTCTCAGCCGGACAGCGTTCCTGTCTGAAGATTTCAACGCAGAGGAGATCAATCTG GACTGCACCAACCCCCGGTACCTCGCTGCAGGAACATCCAACGCCGTCAAGCTCAGCAGGTTCTTTGATAAG GTTATAGAGAAGAGATACTTCACCAGAGATCCAAGCCAG ATGACAGGTTTCACAGACAGAAAGAGGTTCAACTTCAAAAGTTTACACTATGACTGA